Genomic DNA from Methanomassiliicoccales archaeon:
ATGATTATTTTGATCAAGAGACGGATTCCAGGGGAACCTCAACTATTCTATCTGGAGGCAGTGGAATCTTGAAAGAGCATCCTGAAATGGCTAAATTATCGATCACTGTAGCTCTTTTACTACTTATTGCATCTGCCCTTTTTGCATTAGCATTCATGATTTTTTATGATTACAATATAAATTTTCTAATTTTTTCTATACTGGGGGGATGGTTGGGGTGGTTTTATAGTGCTCCGCCAGTAAGATTAGCTTATAGGGGATTTGGTGAAATAGCTACTATGATTGCAGCTGGATTAATGATGCCAGGGATGGGATATTTTGTAGTTTCTGGAAACTTAGATATTTGGTTTATTGTTATTTCAATACCACTTGTCTGTTATGGGCTTTTTTTCATTTTGACTGTAGAATTACCAGATTTAGAAACGGATACAATTTCTGGCAAGAGAGGATTTCTGGTGCGCTTCGGACGAAAGGCGGGTGCTTGGTTATCTATGCTCGCTTGTTTTTTCGGATTCTTAATTTTTCTATATTTTAGTATCAGCGGGATTTTGGGGTGTTGTGTTGATTTTAAATCTTTAACCGTCGTCTCTATCATACCACTAATAGCTGCAACTTATCACCTGGCCAATTATTCAGAGACACAGCAATTGATAATGCGCCAAGTATTATTCAATTTTGGAACCATGATAATATTTTTAATTTTAGCTAATATTATTTTAATATCATGTATATAAATTAAATCACTGGAAAATGAGTTAATTCAATAAAAATAAACCTATAATAAATTAAATAAAGAACGAATTTGAGTATTATATATTATTAATATTTATTTTTACAATAATTATATTATATTAATATTATATTAATAAAATATATTATTAGTTAGAAAATCATAAAATATGCGAAACTAAATGCATTATGGGTTAGAAATTGGTTGAAAAGGTCATCGAAGTTCATAGTTTAGTAAAACGTTATGGTTCATTCACAGCAGTAGACGGAATAAGCTTTGAAGTGAAGAAAGGAGAAGTATTTTCACTACTTGGCCCAAATGGAGCAGGAAAAACCACTACAGTTGAAATTATGGAGTGCCTTCGCTCCCTAACATCTGGAAGAGTAGAGATTTTGGGTATGGATGTGAATAAAGATTCAAGTAAAATTAAAAAAAGGATAGGAGTGCTTCCTCAGGACTTTAATGCATTCGACTTTTTAACAGTTAGAGAAAATATTGAATATTTTGCGGGCATGTTTGACCGACAAATATCAATAGACGAAATAATCAAAGCGGTGGATCTCCTAGAGAAAAAAGATGTTTGGTTCAAAAAATTATCGGGAGGTTTAAAGCAACGAGTGGGTGTCGCTATATCCATGGTTAATGATCCCGAAATAATTTTCCTTGATGAACCGACAACTGGGTTAGACCCCAAAGCTAGGCGTGATGTCTGGGAAGTGATAAGAGATCTTAAGCAAAAAGAAAAAACGATAATTCTTACTACACACTATATGGAAGAAGCGGAAATTCTCTCGGACCGAGTAGGAATCATTGATCACGGGAAATTATTAGCTATAGGCACCCCAAAAGATATAATTGATAAATATGGGACAGGCAATAAATGCATAATTTCCAATTGCGATGATGTTTGTGCGAAAGCATTGCAGCATCAATGGCCAGGATTAGAAAGAAAGAATGGAGATATAATATTAACGTTTGAAAAGAGCAGTTCTCTTCCTGAAATAATTTATACCCTTGATCGTTCAGGAGGAAACTATGAACAGATTAAAGTCACTAAACCCACTCTAGAAGATGTATTTTTAAGACTCACTGGAAAGAGGTTAAATGATGAGCAAAAAGATTCTAAAAAGATGAAGAAAAGAATTCGTTTTTTAAAAAGAGGGAGAGGAGTTTCGTAATGCCTCACAGAATTTTAGTTGCAATTAAGGGTGAGATTAAGACATTTTATAGAAATAAGTCTACAATTTTTTGGACTTTGACTTTCCCTATAGTATTAATTTTGCTATTTGGAGCTATTTTTAGCGGTTCGGGAGGAGGTGTAGTTGATATTCATGTTCAAGACCTATCTGATTCAAGCTTTTCACATCAATTTATTCAAACTTTGAAAGATACAGGCTCTGTAAAAATAATCAATGTTAGCAAGGAAGCTAACCTGGAAGATTATATTAAAAATAATTCTCCCTATGCACTTCTTATAATACCACCGAATTTTCAAAACGCCACGATTAATAATTCATATAACTCCACTCAAATTAGAGTTCTCACAGAACCTACATCATCAGCCTCCAACTTGGTCAATGGTTTGATAAGTGGGGTTACAAGTCAATATAATTTAATCCTGGCAAATGGAACGAATCGCATTACAATCAAATATAATGACATTGCAGGAGAAAAATTTGGCTTCATCGACTTTTTCCTTCCAGGAGTTATTGCATTAACCACTATGACGACAACCATATTTTGGATGGTAAGTGTTATGACTCGTTATCGGACTAATGGCATATTCAAAAAATTAACAACCACGCCTATAACGAGATATGAATGGCTAGCAGCTCAGATACTTTGGCAATTAGCAGTTGTAATTATCTCTGTATTCATTATCATGCTTGTTGGTTTTACCGTCTTTAATATGCATCTTACACTTACGCCTTTAGCAATTGTTGTAATAATATTGTCTTCAGCACTTTTCAGTAGTATAGGAATGATAATTGCAAGATTCATCAGGGACGAGGAAAGCGCTTCAACAGCCGCTAATTTAGTCACATTTCCAATGATGTTTTTATCTGGCATATTTTTCAATTTAGCCATGATGCCTTCGTTCCTTCAACAAATAGCTAAGGTTTTACCTCTATACTATGTTGGCGAAGCTTTGCGCAATACGATGGTATAT
This window encodes:
- a CDS encoding prenyltransferase gives rise to the protein MMKAKKKWILKDFVKLSRPHFLVPGFFLYSMGSLLAACRGFILEFDKFLFGYLIFFFAHLSVSYSNDYFDQETDSRGTSTILSGGSGILKEHPEMAKLSITVALLLLIASALFALAFMIFYDYNINFLIFSILGGWLGWFYSAPPVRLAYRGFGEIATMIAAGLMMPGMGYFVVSGNLDIWFIVISIPLVCYGLFFILTVELPDLETDTISGKRGFLVRFGRKAGAWLSMLACFFGFLIFLYFSISGILGCCVDFKSLTVVSIIPLIAATYHLANYSETQQLIMRQVLFNFGTMIIFLILANIILISCI
- a CDS encoding ABC transporter permease; this translates as MPHRILVAIKGEIKTFYRNKSTIFWTLTFPIVLILLFGAIFSGSGGGVVDIHVQDLSDSSFSHQFIQTLKDTGSVKIINVSKEANLEDYIKNNSPYALLIIPPNFQNATINNSYNSTQIRVLTEPTSSASNLVNGLISGVTSQYNLILANGTNRITIKYNDIAGEKFGFIDFFLPGVIALTTMTTTIFWMVSVMTRYRTNGIFKKLTTTPITRYEWLAAQILWQLAVVIISVFIIMLVGFTVFNMHLTLTPLAIVVIILSSALFSSIGMIIARFIRDEESASTAANLVTFPMMFLSGIFFNLAMMPSFLQQIAKVLPLYYVGEALRNTMVYNNQNLALEQTNFVAILSLIFFAAGVVLSKWKED
- a CDS encoding ABC transporter ATP-binding protein gives rise to the protein MVEKVIEVHSLVKRYGSFTAVDGISFEVKKGEVFSLLGPNGAGKTTTVEIMECLRSLTSGRVEILGMDVNKDSSKIKKRIGVLPQDFNAFDFLTVRENIEYFAGMFDRQISIDEIIKAVDLLEKKDVWFKKLSGGLKQRVGVAISMVNDPEIIFLDEPTTGLDPKARRDVWEVIRDLKQKEKTIILTTHYMEEAEILSDRVGIIDHGKLLAIGTPKDIIDKYGTGNKCIISNCDDVCAKALQHQWPGLERKNGDIILTFEKSSSLPEIIYTLDRSGGNYEQIKVTKPTLEDVFLRLTGKRLNDEQKDSKKMKKRIRFLKRGRGVS